CTTCAACCTTAATATGACCATGGTTTTGGTAGATAATTCCTTTCCCCGAAACTTTTTTCAAATacctcaatatctaaataactGCATCCCAATGAGATATATTGAGATATATGAGGGGAAGACAAAAACTAGCTTACCacactaattaaaaaatcaatgtcAGGTCGAGTAACTGAGAGATAATTCAGCTTACCCAACCAATCTTTTATATCTCTCGGGATTATTAAGAATTTCTCCTTCATCAGCAACCGGTTTAACCCCGTCTTCCATGGTGAATCAAGAGGCTTTAATCCCAACATACCTATCTCAGTAAGTAAATCCAATACATATTTTTGCTATGACAAAACAATAGCTTTATGTGATTGCGCCACCTCAATTCCtaggaaatatttcaattttcaaaagtccTTAGTTTGAAATTGTTGCTGAAGATAGGTTTTGAGCTTAGCTATACCAACCAAGTCATCTCCTATGatgatgatatcatcaacatacacaatTAAGAACAGTTTGCCTCCCTCTcattgtttatataaaaaaaaagaatgatcaTTTCCACATCTAGACAGCCCAAAAGATAGTACAACCTCAGAAAATCTTCTAAACCATGCTTGTGGGGAttgtttcaaaccatataaagacttttttaatttgcaaaccAATCCATACTCCCCCTGAGCAACAAACCCcggaggttgctccatataaacttcttcatgaaaagtgACATGCAAGAAAGTATTCTTGATAtcaagttgaaacaaatgcCAGTTATATGTTGCAACAAGAGAGATCAAAATATGAACAGAATTAAGCTTGGCAACATGAGAAAAAACGTCTAGATAGTCAACCCCATACACCTGAGCATACCCTTTGGCAACAAGTCTTGCTTTTAAATGAGCAAGAGAACCATCGGGGTTAACTTTTACAGCATATACCCATCGACAACCAAAAGCAATTTTGCCTAGAGGAAGTGGTACTAAGTCCCAAGTTTGATTAATCTCGAGAGCTTTTAATTCTTCTTCCATTACTGTCCTCAAGCCAAAACTTTGTAATGCCTCAGCAACAGACTTGGGGACAAGATTTTGTTCAACAGTAGTTAAAAAAGCTCGAACAGTAGGAGACATAGAAGagtgaaataaaatttgcaatagaaTGTTGAGTAAAAGTACGTGTACCTTTGTGATGAGCAATAGGAAGATCAAGATCAGATACAAGAGGAGGGTCAGCTAATGGTGGATCTAGAGGAGAAGATGACATAATAGTGATAGGAGGAGTGGGTGGGGGAGGGGGGTAGGAGCAGCCACTCGAGGACGTCGAGTATAAATCTAGAGAGGAGGTGGTTCCTTTGTAGATATTGGTGAAACAATTGGAATACTTGACCGAATGGTGGTCACATACAAGTCTACATCCAATCCAGACACAATAATTGGAACATCATGATAAGGAGtggattcaaaaaatgaaacatcaactattataaaatattttctcagtaATGGAGAATAACAACAATATCCCTATGccggcgacgacgacgatgacCGGCACGCTCGCATGGGCGTAACCCTATGCCTCCTCGCCGGAGTAGCCATCGTCCTGCCGtgtcctcctctctctctctctctgagtttcTGTGCGTGCGGAGTGTTCGTGAACCGGAGCGCGCTCGCAGATCTCGGCGTTACGTCTTGGACACGGAGGGGCGGCTCGGCCCGTCACGCGCGCATCAGCCTAGATGCGGCGTGGATTACTCCGCGGAAGTAGGCTCCGAGGTTCGGCTCAAAGGTGGCCGCAGTGCGAGGAAAGCAAAAGGAGCTCCCGATTTCTGCACGCTTTCTGCGATTCAAGTTGCTGATTCGCCCGGTTTGGCCGTCTATTAAGGCCGATTTTCGGCGTCAAGAGGCGCCTCTCCTTGCTCTTTAAACCCCTCCGAAGCTCCGCTTGGTACGTCTCCCTCCAACGGTTTCTTTTGAGATCGatggattagggtttttttatttctggTGTGCGATCTTCTGCTGCAATGGAGAGCAACTCGGTATAGTACCATGAGAATGATAAGGGGGTTAGTATTCAGTCTCCTTCCTCCCCTAGGATTGTGCAACCTTCGTTGGTTGCTCCTTCGGTGAATGATGGAAATCAAAGTATCCTTCTTCCTCCGTTGGCCGTTCGAAATCCGGACCTCCCGTGCGTGCAGTAGAGCCGGCCGAATAACAGAGAGATCTAAGTCCAAGAGACCTAAATCAAGGGGTGCCTCGAAGAAGCCGGAAGCCCGTTCATGGGCCGCGGTAGCTAGTGCGGCAAACAAAGGCTATGACCTGGATTATATCTTGCTCCGCGATTGTGAATAACAAACTGTGATACATATGGATGAGTCTCGTTTGCGGTGATCCCAAACTGTATGACCGCTTGGTTGGTTACTTTATTGGTAGGAAATTACTGTTCAAAGTAGTCGAAGAAGCCGTGAGGAGAGCACTGGGTCAATGTTCTTGGAAGTCCTTTCAAATGGGAGAGGAGTGTATCTTCGCGTATTCGATAAGGAATTCGGGAGAAGAATCTGGAAGGCGGCCCTATCACTTGGCAAGAATTCCTTTCATATTGCAGTAATGGCAACCGGGTGTTGAGCTTAAAAAAGACATTCACATGACCGTGCCGGTATGGGTACGGCTAAGAAATCTCCCCTTCGCTTATTGGTCTGCTCAGTCAATTGGCAAGGTTGCTAGTGCTATTGGAAGGCCACTCTATGTGGACAAGAGAACGGAGCAAATGTACATGTTGTCATTTGCACGGGTATGTGTGGAAATCACGGTGCGGCAAACTTTTTGCGAGACCATTGACTTAATCACGGACGGGAAAACGGATGTGTGGAAGTGGAGTTCGAATGGAAGCCGGTTGTCTCTCAAATGTGGCGTGTTTGGTCATAGTTGCAAAGAAACTCGTGCTGGTTTTTCTACAGAGGCGTCTGCTCAAGATAAGGCTACTGCCCAGTCGAATCCTGAAGCTGCTTCTATTTCGGCCAAAGGTAAAGAGGTAGCTTTTCTTACCCCAGCTGGGAAAGATGTTGACAACTCTCACGACCATCAAGTCGGGTGTGGCTTCGGGGGCCCTGCTTGGTGGTAACATTAACAGAACCCTGTTTGTGGGAGAATCGAGCGCTCCCCAAGCGGTCCCTCGAGGACCATCTGACCCTCCTGATACGCATCCTTGCGTCCCTGTTTCGTCTGAACCTGCGAATGACTCTCAGTTGGGGTGGAATCACGTAAAGCGgaagaataataaaaagaagaagaagaagcaagcgGCGAGGGAAGCGGCTGCCTTAGCTCGGGACAGGCAGATGGCTGTGGCTAAGACTTCGTTTGGCCTTTTCCCCCTCACGGAAGAAGGTCAGGCTCTGAATCGTGACCCttctagccataaagaatcctCTCATTTAGAGGCGCATACCCCGGTAAGTAAGGAGGCCTCTCCTTCGGCAGACCCTCCTAATCTGAAGTCGGCGTTGGCCGAGGATGAGAGCTCAGATGAGATCTGTAATTCCAGCCTTCATGAAGGATCGAGTGATGATGATTCTCAAGCCGTCGGCAAACCTGTTCCGAAGGGCCCTGCGGCGGGCTCCAGGACCTCCAAGAGGAGGTAAGTCTGCTCGTTCTCAAgttttttgatgttttttgggTTCTGGAATATAAGAGGCATCCGTGATCCTATTAAGCGTGCCGAGATTAGGCGTTTCGCTACTGTTAATAAGCTTTGCTTCATTAGATTGATTGAGACCAAAGTCCCGGAGGAGCTTTTTGATTCTATTTCCTCCACCCTCATTAGGGGTTGGAGTTGGCTTGCTAATTATGACTGTGCTCCTCGTGGGAGGATTTGGGTCGGGTGGAACCCGGATTTTGTTGAGTTTAATCCCATTTCGGTCAGTGACCAAGTTTTGCATGGCTGTCTTAAGTGGATACCTTCCGGTGTGAGCTGTTATATTTCTACTGTGTATGGGGAGCATTCCTTTGTCCGTTGTCGACCTCTGTGGGATGATCTCCAGCACTACAATGAGATCTTTCAGGATGTTGCGTGGGTTGTTGCCGGCGATTTCAATGCAATCAAAGATCCGTCGGACCGGGTTGGAGGTACTACCACATGGATCCCTTACTTTGACGAATTCGCTCAATGTTTGGTGCAGACGGAGCTGACGGACCTAAGATTTGTTGGCCTTCGGTATACTTGGAGTACGTCGGCTGGTGCTGCTAGAAATATGAGGAAGATAGACCGAGTTCTCGTCAATAATAAGTGGAATgttgatttttccttcttcgAGGCGGCGTTCCTCAGCCCGGGTATCTCTGATCACACGCCAATGGTGGTTAGAGTTATTCATCCTCCCCGTAGGAGTAAGcctttcaagttctttgaattttgggagaAGCACCCGGATTTCAAATCCTTAGTGCAGGATGTGTGGAGTACTTCGGTAACTGGGGTACCCATGTATAAGTTAGTCTCCAAGCTCAAGATGTTGAAGGCTCGCCTAAAGCTCTTAAACCAGGAAGCCTTTTCGGAGGTCTCTCTAAGAACGGCGGAGGCAAGGCAGGCCTTAAGTGCCATTCAATCTGATCTTCAAGATGACCCGGCAAACTTGGATCTTACTGAAAGGGAGAGGAGTTGTCGCCGGGCTTTTGTTGAATTAAGAAGCCATGAAGAGTCTTTTTATAGACAAAAATCGAGAATCAGATGGCTAAAAGAAGGGGATAGGAATTCTAAGTTCTTCCATCACTCCGTGAAAAGGAGACAGCTCGCCAATAGGATTCTCTCTATCAAAGACCCCTCGGGGACGGTAATAACCGATCCAGCGGTGGTACCTCAGGTGTTCACCAGGTTCTTCTCTTCTCTGCTATCCCCTCATGAGGCCTTATCCAAGCCTTCTAGTGAGGAGGTCAAGCGTGTCATTCGCCGTCCCGGACCCCCGACCAAATTCGTATCTTGAGCGAGCCGGTTTCGGATGAGGTAATCAAATCCACCTTATTCTCCCTTGCCAAAGGCAAAGCTCCGGGACCGGATGGTTTTTCGGTGGAATTCTTCAAATCaattgggagattgttggacCTTGATCTTCTTTGGCGGTCCATGATTTCTTCCAATCCGGTCGGCTCTTAAAAGAGGTAAACGCTACAATTATTGCTCTAGTCCCTAAAGCCGCAAATGCTAGTGTTGTCTCTGACTACAGACCGATTGCATGTTGTAACACTATCTACAAAGTGATTACGAAAATCTTGGCTAACCGGATAGCGTTGGTTTTGAATGATCTCATTAGTCAATCTCAAAATGCATTCGTCAAAGGTAGGAGGATTAGAGATAATATCCTCCTTGCACAAGAATTGTTTGCAGGGTTCCACCTTCAACCATACCTACCCAAGTGTGCGGTGAAAGTTGATTTTCATAAGGCCTATGACTCTATTGATTGGGATTTTTAGAATATGTTCTTGTGGCCTTTCAATTCCTGTTTGGTTTTGTTGAGCTAGTCATGGCATGTGTTCGGACACCAAGATTTTCCATATCCATTAACGGTGATCTTCACGGTTTCTTTCCGGGAGGGCGAGGCCTCAGGCAAGGGGATCCTATGTCCCCTTACCTGTTCACATTAATAATGGAAGTGTTTTCGGGCATTTTGGCATCTCGCACGGCTAATCGACAGTTCAAGTATTATTGGAGATGTAAGCCCGTCCAACTCTCTCACTTGTTCTTCGCTGACGACGTATTCCTCTTATGTCAGGCGGACTGGCCTTCGGTGTCTATGCTTAAGAGAGGACTCGACATCTTCTCTTCCCGGAGCGGTCTCGTCCCCAACAAAATAAGAGTGAGATTTTCATCTCGGAGGCGGCGCCCGCATTCGAAAGAATCCTTTGGGCGTTTGGATTTCGGGAGGGGAAGCTTCTGTTCGGTATTTGGGGTTCCAATTATCTCTTCCCGACTGAGTAAAGCGGACTGCATTGCATTGACGGATCGCATTACGGCTAGGATCCAATCTTGGGCCATCGTTTTTGTCATTTGCGGGGAGGTTGCAGCTTATTCGTTCTTTCTTCATTCGATCCAATCTTTACGGGCAAGTGTCTTTACTCTCCCTGCCTCGGTTCTTTCAAACATTGAACGAATTATGAGACAATTTCTATGGAAAGGCACGGCCCTGGGCCGAGGGGGAACCAAGGTTGCATGGGAGGATGTGTGCCACCCTAAAGCGGAAGGCGGTCTTGGCATTCGGAACCTGAGAGACTGCAACAAGGCTTCGATGGTAAAGTTTATATGGATTCTCTTTTCTGATAGGGAATCGCTGTGGTGTCGGTGGATCCACTCTATCTTTTTAGCCAAGAGAAATTTCTGGATCGCTTCCCAACCGAGGACTTGTTCTTGGTCGTGGAAGAAAATTCTCCAGCTTAGAAGGTATTTCCGAACTTCTTTTCGGTGGAACATTGGAAACGGCTTGGTCAAGCTTTTTTATGGCATGACTCTTGGTTGTCTTGTGGCCCTCGGATGGGTTCGTGCCTCCTTCCTTCGGGGAAAGGCTCCTTATTCCCGATCATGCGGTGGTAGCTGATCTTTTTACCTCGATGGGTCTCATATTCGGGGAGTTGTTGTCGAGATGGGGCCTTGCTATTCCGTCTTTGATTCTGGAAGCGACAGGTTTATTTGGTGCGGTCATCCGTCGGGTTCTTTTCGCATCTGCATGGGATTCTATCGGATCGAAGAAACCTCGGGTCAGCTGGGCTCCTCTCATTTGGGACAATGCTTTGTAGCCCCTCGTTTCCAGTTCATCTTATGGCTCATAGTCGTGAATCGGCTTCCCACACAAGTCATGCTTTTATCCCATGGACGTATTGACTTTAATGTGTGTGCTTTTTGTAGCGAGGTCCCAGATTCTATAGACCACCTTTTCTTCGGGTGTCGCACCTCGGCTTCACCGGCCTTCTTTTGGGCCACCAGTGCAACCTCCTGGAGGAATAGGTGCTTTGGAATGAAGTGCTTCCACCCAGGGCCATGAAATTCCTCTCCGAAAATGACTTCTATCACGGATTGCACGGTTCTCCTTTGGTGCTTTGTGCCACCTCAtatggaagaaaaggaatgcaATCATCTTCAAGGGTGAATCGTGCGTGGTGGCCGCTCTCAAAAACCATTTGCTGATGGTGGTTAGGGACAAAGCCCTTACCTTCAAGGATGTTGCCCCTTCTCCGAGGAACAAAAGGCTTCAAAGTGGGTGGGGCTTTGACCCCGTGATTTTTTCGAGCTCTCCGATCCTCCTTAGGTTGTGTCTGCGATTGTTCGCATTTCCGCTCTTCGCCTTTCCTTGTTAGAGGGTGTGAGGGTCGGTGGTCCTGCCTGAGGGTGGGTTGTTCGGTTTGTTTGTGTGGGTTCTTCCTTGTGGCTTATTTGCCTTGTGGTTTTACATCGGATCCCCTCCACTTTTGCTTCTTCGCGAGAGTGTAGGTTTT
The window above is part of the Eucalyptus grandis isolate ANBG69807.140 chromosome 6, ASM1654582v1, whole genome shotgun sequence genome. Proteins encoded here:
- the LOC120294480 gene encoding uncharacterized protein LOC120294480; amino-acid sequence: MFFGFWNIRGIRDPIKRAEIRRFATVNKLCFIRLIETKVPEELFDSISSTLIRGWSWLANYDCAPRGRIWVGWNPDFVEFNPISVSDQVLHGCLKWIPSGVSCYISTVYGEHSFVRCRPLWDDLQHYNEIFQDVAWVVAGDFNAIKDPSDRVGGTTTWIPYFDEFAQCLVQTELTDLRFVGLRYTWSTSAGAARNMRKIDRVLVNNKWNVDFSFFEAAFLSPGISDHTPMVVRVIHPPRRSKPFKFFEFWEKHPDFKSLVQDVWSTSVTGVPMYKLVSKLKMLKARLKLLNQEAFSEVSLRTAEARQALSAIQSDLQDDPANLDLTERERSCRRAFVELRSHEESFYRQKSRIRWLKEGDRNSKFFHHSVKRRQLANRILSIKDPSGTVITDPAVVPQVFTRFFSSLLSPHEALSKPSSEEVKRVIRRPGPPTKFVS